The Coffea arabica cultivar ET-39 chromosome 4e, Coffea Arabica ET-39 HiFi, whole genome shotgun sequence genome includes a window with the following:
- the LOC140006159 gene encoding serine/threonine-protein kinase AtPK1/AtPK6-like isoform X1, translated as MLPSSSTSSSSGDQQKMPLRSMLATRLTRLNIPSSTPAAADPDLDFSELFGPVMLPTSSSSPSAAPILLGEPQVIRNRSHSFVGPSPRFTSSKSLPFLQQEFQLDDSDDEDDESGKIEEVSGGPGPQEDHLNTSNNTTAAAATQEEEEEEKKQVMKKIGPGDFEILRVIGKGAFGKVFQVRMNRGVVINGDGIFAMKVMRKETIIKNNHVDYMRAERDILTKVVHPFIVQLRYSFQTKSKLYLILDFINGGHLFYHLYRQGIFSEDQARVYTAEIVSAVSHLHQSGIVHRDLKPENILMNADGHVMLTDFGLAKEIDESSRSNSMCGTTEYMAPEILLAKGHNKAADWWSVGILLYEMLTGKPPYVHSSRKKLQERIINEKLKLPPRLSSEAHSLLKGLLQKDPSKRLGSGLRGGDEIKSHKWFRSINWKKLEGRELQPKFKPDVSGKDCTANFDRCWTTMPPDDSPAATPTSGELFQGYTYVAPNPWLSSQ; from the exons ATGTTGCCTTCTTCTTCTACCTCCTCCTCCTCTGGTGATCAGCAGAAAATGCCCCTTCGCTCCATGCTAGCCACCAGGCTTACCCGCCTCAATATCCCATCATCTACTCCTGCTGCTGCTGATCCGGACCTCGATTTCTCCGAACTCTTTGGCCCTGTGATGCTTCCCacttcctcctcctccccctCCGCTGCCCCTATCTTACTGGGCGAGCCGCAAGTCATTCGTAACCGCTCCCATTCCTTCGTGGGCCCTTCTCCAAGATTCACCTCCTCAAAGTCCCTACCTTTTCTCCAACAGGAATTTCAGCTCGATGACTCTGATGACGAGGACGATGAAAGTGGAAAAATTGAAGAGGTCAGCGGTGGACCAGGGCCTCAAGAGGATCATCTCAATACTAGTAACAATactactgctgctgctgctactcaggaggaggaggaggaggagaaaaaacaAGTGATGAAGAAGATTGGGCCGGGGGACTTCGAAATATTGAGGGTCATTGGAAAGGGTGCATTTGGGAAGGTTTTTCAGGTTAGAATGAACAGGGGTGTAGTTATCAACGGTGATGGGATTTTCGCAATGAAAGTCATGAGGAAGGAAACTATTATCAAGAATAATCACGTGGATTACATGAGGGCTGAGAGGGATATTCTCACCAAAGTTGTGCATCCTTTCATTGTTCAGCTTAGATACTCTTTTCAG ACAAAATCTAAGCTTTACCTAATCTTGGATTTTATAAATGGAGGACATCTTTTCTATCATCTCTACAGACAGGGGATCTTCAG TGAGGACCAGGCAAGGGTTTATACAGCTGAGATAGTATCTGCCGTTTCACACCTTCACCAGAGTGGAATTGTTCATCGAGACCTTAAACCTGAAAACATTCTGATGAATGCTGATGGGCAT GTGATGCTCACTGATTTTGGACTTGCCAAGGAGATTGATGAATCAAGTCGATCCAATTCCATGTGTGGGACAACAGAATACATGGCTCCAGAAATCTTACTGGCCAAAGGCCATAATAAAGCTGCAGATTGGTGGAGCGTGGGGATACTTTTgtatgaaatgctcactggaaAG CCACCATATGTCCATTCGAGCAGAAAGAAGCTTCAGGAGAGAATCATCAATGAAAAGTTGAAGCTTCCACCTCGCTTGAGTAGCGAAGCTCATTCTTTGCTCAAAGGA TTGCTACAGAAAGACCCATCCAAAAGATTGGGCAGCGGGCTCAGGGGAGGAGATGAAATCAAGTCTCATAAATGGTTTCGGTCAATCAACTGGAAGAAATTGGAAGGCAGAGAACTTCAGCCTAAGTTCAAGCCAGATGTGAGTGGCAAGGATTGCACTGCAAATTTTGATAGATGTTGGACGACAATGCCTCCAGATGATTCACCAGCTGCCACCCCTACATCAGGCGAGCTCTTTCAAGGGTACACTTATGTAGCACCCAACCCGTGGCTGTCTTCTCAATGA
- the LOC140006159 gene encoding serine/threonine-protein kinase AtPK1/AtPK6-like isoform X2 codes for MLPSSSTSSSSGDQQKMPLRSMLATRLTRLNIPSSTPAAADPDLDFSELFGPVMLPTSSSSPSAAPILLGEPQVIRNRSHSFVGPSPRFTSSKSLPFLQQEFQLDDSDDEDDESGKIEEVSGGPGPQEDHLNTSNNTTAAAATQEEEEEEKKQVMKKIGPGDFEILRVIGKGAFGKVFQVRMNRGVVINGDGIFAMKVMRKETIIKNNHVDYMRAERDILTKVVHPFIVQLRYSFQVMLTDFGLAKEIDESSRSNSMCGTTEYMAPEILLAKGHNKAADWWSVGILLYEMLTGKPPYVHSSRKKLQERIINEKLKLPPRLSSEAHSLLKGLLQKDPSKRLGSGLRGGDEIKSHKWFRSINWKKLEGRELQPKFKPDVSGKDCTANFDRCWTTMPPDDSPAATPTSGELFQGYTYVAPNPWLSSQ; via the exons ATGTTGCCTTCTTCTTCTACCTCCTCCTCCTCTGGTGATCAGCAGAAAATGCCCCTTCGCTCCATGCTAGCCACCAGGCTTACCCGCCTCAATATCCCATCATCTACTCCTGCTGCTGCTGATCCGGACCTCGATTTCTCCGAACTCTTTGGCCCTGTGATGCTTCCCacttcctcctcctccccctCCGCTGCCCCTATCTTACTGGGCGAGCCGCAAGTCATTCGTAACCGCTCCCATTCCTTCGTGGGCCCTTCTCCAAGATTCACCTCCTCAAAGTCCCTACCTTTTCTCCAACAGGAATTTCAGCTCGATGACTCTGATGACGAGGACGATGAAAGTGGAAAAATTGAAGAGGTCAGCGGTGGACCAGGGCCTCAAGAGGATCATCTCAATACTAGTAACAATactactgctgctgctgctactcaggaggaggaggaggaggagaaaaaacaAGTGATGAAGAAGATTGGGCCGGGGGACTTCGAAATATTGAGGGTCATTGGAAAGGGTGCATTTGGGAAGGTTTTTCAGGTTAGAATGAACAGGGGTGTAGTTATCAACGGTGATGGGATTTTCGCAATGAAAGTCATGAGGAAGGAAACTATTATCAAGAATAATCACGTGGATTACATGAGGGCTGAGAGGGATATTCTCACCAAAGTTGTGCATCCTTTCATTGTTCAGCTTAGATACTCTTTTCAG GTGATGCTCACTGATTTTGGACTTGCCAAGGAGATTGATGAATCAAGTCGATCCAATTCCATGTGTGGGACAACAGAATACATGGCTCCAGAAATCTTACTGGCCAAAGGCCATAATAAAGCTGCAGATTGGTGGAGCGTGGGGATACTTTTgtatgaaatgctcactggaaAG CCACCATATGTCCATTCGAGCAGAAAGAAGCTTCAGGAGAGAATCATCAATGAAAAGTTGAAGCTTCCACCTCGCTTGAGTAGCGAAGCTCATTCTTTGCTCAAAGGA TTGCTACAGAAAGACCCATCCAAAAGATTGGGCAGCGGGCTCAGGGGAGGAGATGAAATCAAGTCTCATAAATGGTTTCGGTCAATCAACTGGAAGAAATTGGAAGGCAGAGAACTTCAGCCTAAGTTCAAGCCAGATGTGAGTGGCAAGGATTGCACTGCAAATTTTGATAGATGTTGGACGACAATGCCTCCAGATGATTCACCAGCTGCCACCCCTACATCAGGCGAGCTCTTTCAAGGGTACACTTATGTAGCACCCAACCCGTGGCTGTCTTCTCAATGA